In the Brassica napus cultivar Da-Ae chromosome A7, Da-Ae, whole genome shotgun sequence genome, one interval contains:
- the LOC125576101 gene encoding uncharacterized protein LOC125576101, with protein MDEEIEKTTNPKDNSDLLEIKNSLKSLHSFLQNKHRSDIAQIDENALSDTDDYSDEETNCSDPYSVFHVESFTQAYDTALKSCTGKERFNIRQALTGNRKTKSEFYGKINMVYGELMEKADSLGELIRKLEGQVAEIATAIKRDAGCLPGRTDLNPRRQVSAVMLRSGKNLAADTRNNSDVRKPDDADETGKSNSHPIFLDELDPNLSQDNRKTTAEKAKEKAIDLELEDDTEIEDEIDRQYGTDVDRPKTPTIDQQLEKPIDRRSTQPEPIIERVYRTLPPFPPKTQTKKSLENAICKKALDKIYVEMSLSDAIKIAPSIKKYIKDMTSPNYPIAEHSVMMISEEVSAMIKGETPTKRSDPGSFVLDYKIENTRFPRSLCDLGSSVNLMPYSVAVTLGYREFMPTPITLVLADRSIRIPEGILEDVPIKINDCIVPTDFVVLKYRQEPKDPLILGRPFLATAGAIIDVKE; from the coding sequence ATGgatgaagaaatagaaaaaactaCAAATCCAAAAGACAATTCTGATTTATTAGAAATTAAGAATTCCCTTAAATCCCTTCATtcctttcttcaaaacaaacacCGATCTGATATAGCCCAGATCGACGAAAACGCTTTGTCTGACACCGATGATTATTCGGATGAAGAAACGAACTGCTCTGATCCTTACTCTGTGTTTCATGTCGAGAGCtttacccaagcttatgacaCTGCCTTAAAATCATGTACCGGAAAAGAAAGGTTCAATATCAGACAAGCTCTTACTGGCAACCGTAAGACGAAATCGGAGTTTTACGGAAAGATAAATATGGTTTACGGAGAATTGATGGAAAAAGCAGATTCTTTAGGAGAACTAATCCGGAAATTAGAAGGTCAAGTAGCTGAGATAGCAACTGCAATAAAGAGAGATGCTGGATGTCTTCCCGGAAGGACTGATCTAAACCCAAGACGTCAAGTCAGTGCCGTAATGCTGCGCAGCGGGAAAAACCTCGCAGCAGACACGAGGAATAATTCAGATGTTAGAAAACCTGACGATGCCGATGAGACCGGGAAAAGCAACTCTCATCCTATTTTTCTTGACGAACTAGACCCAAATCTATCTCAAGACAACCGGAAAACCACCGCTGAAAAGGCTAAGGAAAAGGCAATAGACTTAGAACTTGAAGACGATACGGAGATTGAGGATgagatcgatcgacagtacggaactgacgtcgatcgacccAAAACACCCACCATCGATCAACAACTGGAgaaacccatcgatcgacggtctaCTCAACCCGAACCCATAATTGAAAGAGTCTATAGAACTTTACCCCCTTTTCCTCCTAAAACGCAAACTAAGAAATCATTAGAGAACGCAATCTGCAAGAAAGCCTTAGATAAGATTTATGTCGAGATGTCTCTTAGCGATGCTATAAAAATAGCACCTTCAATTAAGAAGTATATAAAAGATATGACATCTCCAAACTATCCAATCGCAGAACACAGCGTGATGATGATTTCAGAAGAAGTAAGTGCTATGATTAAAGGAGAAACTCCAACGAAGAGATCCGATCCTGGTAGTTTCGTCCtagattataaaatagaaaatacgCGCTTCCCTAGATCACTATGTGACCTCGGCTCTAGCGTGAACCTTATGCCTTACTCTGTTGCTGTGACGTTAGGATACAGAGAGTTTATGCCAACTCCGATCACCCTGGTTTTAGCTGATAGATCTATTAGGATACCCGAAGGAATTCTCGAAGATGTTCCCATAAAGATTAACGATTGCATCGTGCCTACGGATTTTGTTGTGTTGAAATACAGACAAGAACCCAAAGACCCCCTCATTCTGGGTCGGCCATTCCTAGCTACAGCTGGAGCGATCATTGACGTCAAGGAATGA
- the LOC111199190 gene encoding uncharacterized protein LOC111199190, translated as MACTSTMSLVTPLNQTRSSTFFNPLPLKPSKAMSAPGGRTQRLEVRASKIKFGKALTGLSAAALTASMVIPEMAEAAGPGISPSLKNFLLSIASGGVVLTVIIGAVVGVSNFDPVKRT; from the coding sequence ATGGCTTGTACCTCCACAATGTCATTGGTCACACCACTTAACCAGACCCGCTCATCGACCTTCTTCAACCCGTTACCTCTGAAACCATCCAAGGCCATGTCTGCACCTGGAGGCAGGACACAGAGGCTCGAAGTTAGGGCTTCTAAGATCAAGTTCGGCAAGGCTTTAACCGGACTCTCTGCGGCCGCTCTCACCGCTTCAATGGTCATCCCGGAGATGGCTGAAGCTGCTGGTCCAGGAATCTCTCCTTCTCTCAAGAATTTCTTGCTCAGCATTGCGTCTGGTGGCGTGGTTCTCACCGTCATCATTGGTGCCGTCGTCGGTGTCTCCAACTTTGACCCTGTCAAGAGAACCTAA